In Flavobacteriales bacterium, a single genomic region encodes these proteins:
- a CDS encoding DUF4281 domain-containing protein, with protein sequence MSYPLLFKIANLSVLPGWLLLILAPKSKLTKVVVHSYLYPLLLGSLYLHLLFSSLGGDGGMDTLEHLKVSFSRDEILVLGWVHYLVFDLFIGAWMTRDATKNGILHIAIIPSLILTLFAGPIGLLSYLIIRAITLRKFTL encoded by the coding sequence ATGAGTTACCCGCTGCTTTTCAAGATCGCAAACCTTTCGGTGCTTCCCGGTTGGTTGCTGTTGATTTTGGCTCCCAAGAGCAAACTCACCAAAGTGGTGGTACACTCCTATCTCTATCCGTTATTGTTAGGTTCCTTGTATCTCCATCTCTTGTTCTCTTCATTAGGTGGTGATGGCGGAATGGACACGCTGGAGCATCTGAAAGTGTCCTTTTCGCGGGATGAGATCCTTGTTCTGGGCTGGGTGCATTACTTGGTTTTCGACCTGTTCATCGGTGCTTGGATGACGCGAGATGCGACCAAGAATGGCATCCTGCATATCGCAATCATTCCGAGTTTGATACTCACGCTTTTTGCAGGGCCGATCGGACTGCTGAGCTACCTGATCATCAGGGCAATTACCCTGCGGAAAT
- a CDS encoding pterin-4-alpha-carbinolamine dehydratase yields the protein MWIEKDNQLIGTFEFRDFIQAFAFMTEVALVAEKMDHHPNWTNIYNKVEIRLCTHDAGDVVTTKDRELASIIESIYHK from the coding sequence ATGTGGATAGAGAAAGACAACCAACTCATCGGCACCTTCGAGTTCCGAGATTTCATTCAGGCGTTCGCCTTTATGACAGAAGTGGCGTTGGTGGCCGAAAAAATGGACCATCATCCCAATTGGACCAACATATACAATAAGGTTGAGATCCGCTTGTGCACGCACGATGCGGGCGATGTGGTGACCACCAAGGATCGCGAACTGGCCTCCATCATCGAAAGCATCTACCACAAATGA